The Caulifigura coniformis genome includes a region encoding these proteins:
- a CDS encoding cytochrome P450 has translation MSEHSGFPRLAESSRPLPVTFGEIAGFAKDPYACMHALWQEHGDVAALQEGEQRVYFAFGPEFNKQILTDTQRFHSRFFAIRGPKNSPQRRLTSGLLSMNGDLHKQHRRTVQEPFQKRAIVGYHDAVLGVSEEMTREWSAGSTLDINEEMTQYMLRLTSLIVFGLDCRDLALRIGELTETWVALNHKVGITALVSDPSTAEDYERLLDVAVELEKAVKEMIALRRSGRVGFDVLSLLLRAHDVDTTVNDDQLVGHIVLMFGAAHLTSAHSLTWTLFLLAQHPEVMSQLHAELDANLNGQPPRPEHLEGLTVLDRVLKESMRILPASSFLHRMTAEPVEMGPFQLPAGAVVIFSQLMTHHMPSLYPEPEKFHPDRWLTSSPSPYAYLPFGGGARMCIGAALGTMQLKISLIRMLQQFRFSIPAHTSVNARVMSTMLFPVGRIPMQIEKQDGQFSANPVRGNVLRFVTLPDKQAAAERKAA, from the coding sequence ATGTCGGAACATTCCGGTTTTCCACGCCTCGCGGAGTCGTCCCGGCCGCTGCCGGTGACGTTCGGGGAAATCGCAGGTTTTGCGAAGGACCCCTATGCCTGCATGCACGCGCTCTGGCAGGAACACGGCGATGTCGCCGCGCTCCAGGAGGGAGAGCAGCGGGTTTACTTTGCCTTCGGACCGGAATTCAACAAGCAGATCCTCACCGATACGCAGCGCTTCCATTCCCGCTTCTTCGCGATCCGCGGTCCGAAGAACTCGCCGCAAAGGCGGCTGACAAGCGGGCTGCTCAGCATGAATGGCGACCTGCACAAGCAGCATCGCCGGACGGTCCAGGAGCCGTTCCAGAAGCGGGCCATCGTCGGCTATCACGACGCCGTCCTCGGCGTCTCCGAGGAAATGACCCGCGAGTGGTCTGCCGGATCGACACTCGACATCAATGAAGAAATGACGCAGTACATGCTGCGTCTGACGAGCCTGATCGTCTTCGGCCTCGATTGCCGCGACCTGGCCCTGCGGATCGGTGAACTCACCGAAACGTGGGTCGCCTTGAATCACAAGGTCGGAATCACCGCCCTCGTTTCGGATCCCAGTACGGCCGAAGACTACGAACGCCTTCTCGATGTCGCTGTCGAACTCGAGAAAGCGGTCAAGGAAATGATCGCTCTCCGGCGCAGCGGCCGCGTCGGTTTCGATGTGCTTTCTCTGCTGCTCAGGGCTCACGACGTCGACACGACTGTCAATGACGACCAACTCGTCGGTCACATCGTCCTGATGTTCGGCGCAGCCCACCTGACCTCGGCCCATTCGCTCACCTGGACGCTGTTCCTCCTCGCCCAGCATCCCGAGGTGATGAGTCAGCTTCACGCGGAACTTGACGCGAATCTCAATGGTCAGCCCCCGCGTCCGGAGCACCTGGAAGGACTGACCGTCCTCGACCGGGTGCTCAAGGAAAGCATGCGCATCCTGCCGGCGTCCTCATTCCTGCATCGCATGACGGCCGAGCCCGTGGAGATGGGACCCTTTCAGCTTCCCGCCGGGGCGGTCGTCATCTTCAGCCAGTTGATGACGCATCACATGCCGTCGCTCTATCCGGAGCCGGAGAAGTTCCACCCGGATCGCTGGCTGACGTCGTCGCCGTCCCCCTATGCGTACCTGCCGTTCGGCGGCGGCGCCCGGATGTGCATCGGCGCGGCCCTCGGCACGATGCAGCTCAAGATCTCGCTGATCCGCATGCTGCAGCAGTTCAGGTTCTCCATCCCCGCTCACACGTCGGTCAACGCACGCGTCATGTCGACGATGCTTTTTCCGGTCGGCCGGATCCCGATGCAGATCGAGAAGCAGGACGGGCAGTTCTCGGCGAATCCTGTCCGGGGCAACGTCCTGCGGTTTGTCACGCTCCCCGACAAACAGGCCGCCGCCGAGCGGAAAGCGGCGTAA
- the def gene encoding peptide deformylase has product MQIVPYPHPALRWKSRDVTRIDDTLRAVVARMFELMYESKGIGLAANQVGLPLRLFVVNVSGDPEKKDEEVVFINPVIRNRSGSAVGEEGCLSLPGLYADVSRPETIVVEAFDLDGQPFRVKIDDLPARVIQHENDHLDGVLFIDRIDETDLAQFVTKLNDFSSHFRKQQAAGETPSDEDIERLLKQMAETGDIAPIAG; this is encoded by the coding sequence ATGCAGATCGTCCCTTATCCCCACCCCGCACTCCGCTGGAAGTCCCGAGACGTCACCCGCATTGACGACACCCTCCGCGCCGTTGTCGCCCGGATGTTCGAGCTGATGTATGAGTCCAAGGGAATCGGCCTCGCCGCCAACCAGGTCGGACTTCCCCTGCGCCTGTTCGTCGTGAATGTCTCCGGTGATCCCGAGAAGAAGGACGAAGAAGTCGTCTTCATCAATCCGGTCATCCGGAACCGCAGCGGCTCCGCGGTCGGCGAAGAAGGCTGCCTGAGCCTTCCGGGACTGTACGCCGATGTGTCCCGTCCGGAGACCATCGTCGTGGAGGCCTTCGACCTTGATGGACAGCCGTTCCGGGTGAAGATCGACGACCTGCCGGCCCGCGTCATCCAGCACGAGAACGACCACCTGGACGGAGTGCTGTTCATCGACCGGATCGATGAAACCGACCTTGCCCAGTTCGTGACCAAACTCAACGACTTCAGCTCGCACTTCCGGAAACAGCAGGCAGCCGGAGAGACCCCCTCGGACGAGGACATCGAACGTCTGCTGAAGCAGATGGCCGAAACCGGCGACATCGCGCCGATCGCCGGTTGA